Proteins from a single region of Thiomicrorhabdus sp. Kp2:
- the rfbC gene encoding dTDP-4-dehydrorhamnose 3,5-epimerase has translation MEIKETNLDGVFEIENKVFEDIRGKFVKTFHEDVFQSHGLERDFKESFYSTSKKGVLRGMHFQLPPHDHAKLVYVADGEILDVVVDIRKESPTFGQHFSTRLSSENAKSLYMGKGYAHGFLTLTDSATVIYLTTTLHQPDYDSGIRWDSFGFEWPSFTEDLIISNRDQSFSRLNLIELD, from the coding sequence ATGGAAATTAAAGAAACTAATTTAGATGGTGTATTTGAAATAGAGAATAAAGTGTTTGAAGATATTCGAGGGAAGTTTGTTAAAACGTTTCACGAGGATGTGTTTCAATCTCATGGGCTTGAGAGAGATTTTAAAGAAAGCTTTTATTCAACTTCTAAAAAAGGTGTTTTGAGAGGAATGCACTTTCAATTGCCTCCTCATGACCATGCCAAGCTTGTTTATGTTGCCGACGGTGAAATTCTTGATGTTGTCGTTGATATTCGAAAAGAATCACCTACTTTTGGACAACACTTTTCAACAAGGCTTTCATCAGAAAATGCAAAATCTTTATACATGGGTAAGGGCTATGCACATGGCTTTTTAACACTTACAGACTCTGCGACAGTTATTTATCTCACCACTACTTTACATCAACCTGATTATGATAGTGGTATACGCTGGGATAGTTTTGGTTTTGAATGGCCGTCATTCACAGAAGATTTAATAATTTCAAATCGAGATCAAAGTTTTTCACGGTTAAACTTGATAGAGTTAGATTAA
- a CDS encoding NAD(P)-dependent oxidoreductase, producing the protein MQNLRTILLTGATGFIGSHLLEALIRQGYSVVVLKRSTSNLWRIDHLAGQYKSYDVDLQSILDVFDSEKIDVVIHLATLYRKFDNGHEVDEMIQSNVSFPLQLVETGVRKGVKAFINTGTFFEYDCSTLPVKETSKVCPYNFYAKSKIIFEEVLKTYSSQIAINTFRLFSPYGEMDNHKLVSMIINKAINDDVIELSEGLQKIDFIYVKDIVQAYVKAIERLNSRDWDAEYEVFNLGSGIALSIRDLVSVVEECLGQSVKKIWGEPSLLDIPIAFADTTKIRQVLGWEPEYTIHKGIKNTISYYKENSRHGN; encoded by the coding sequence ATGCAAAATTTGCGAACTATTTTATTAACAGGTGCGACAGGGTTCATAGGCAGTCATTTGCTGGAAGCCTTGATTCGGCAAGGTTACTCGGTCGTTGTTCTGAAGCGCTCCACCTCAAACCTTTGGCGAATTGATCATTTAGCAGGACAGTACAAAAGCTACGATGTTGATTTGCAGTCCATATTAGATGTTTTTGACTCTGAAAAAATAGATGTTGTTATCCATTTGGCAACGCTCTATCGTAAATTTGATAATGGTCACGAAGTTGATGAAATGATTCAATCAAATGTTTCTTTTCCGCTTCAGCTTGTTGAGACCGGTGTTCGAAAAGGTGTTAAAGCCTTTATTAATACGGGAACTTTTTTTGAATATGATTGTTCAACTCTACCTGTTAAAGAAACATCAAAAGTATGCCCTTATAATTTTTATGCAAAAAGCAAAATTATTTTTGAAGAGGTTTTAAAAACTTATTCAAGTCAAATAGCGATTAACACATTCAGGCTCTTTTCTCCTTATGGTGAAATGGATAACCATAAGCTTGTTTCAATGATTATCAATAAAGCGATAAATGATGATGTTATTGAGTTATCAGAAGGCCTTCAGAAAATTGATTTTATTTATGTCAAGGATATTGTGCAGGCTTACGTAAAAGCAATTGAGCGATTAAATTCTCGTGATTGGGATGCAGAATATGAAGTGTTTAATTTGGGCTCTGGAATCGCTTTGAGTATCCGGGATTTAGTCTCGGTTGTTGAAGAGTGTTTAGGGCAAAGTGTAAAGAAGATTTGGGGCGAACCTTCGCTTTTGGATATTCCAATTGCATTTGCCGATACTACCAAAATACGTCAAGTATTGGGCTGGGAGCCTGAGTATACAATTCATAAAGGTATAAAAAATACCATTTCTTATTATAAAGAGAATAGTCGGCATGGAAATTAA
- the rfbH gene encoding lipopolysaccharide biosynthesis protein RfbH, whose translation MQTTDNLRQQIAQLVQQYAELQYAEKPFEAGKTVVPPSGKVIGATELQYMVEASLDGWLTTGRFNDQFEKELAEFIGIKHLITVNSGSSANLVAFNTLTSPKLGPRAIKKGDEVIGVAAGFPTTVNPIVQFGAVPVFVDVDLTTHNINADLIEAAITPKTKAIMLAHTLGNPFNLKKVKEICDKHHLWLIEDCCDALGAEFDGRKVGTWGDIATLSFYPAHHMTMGEGGAVFTNDAKLASIAESFRDWGRDCYCKPGCDNTCGTRFNMQLGSLPQGYDHKYTYSHLGYNLKITDMQAACGLAQLKRLPEFIEKRNANFDYLKNRLATVTEFIELTELTENAKPSWFGFPITLKETAGVNRVDLTKYLDQNKIGTRLLFAGNLIRQPYFEGVEYRVVGELTNTDITMNQTLWLGIYPGLGKEHLDYIAEKLEEFFGVNF comes from the coding sequence ATGCAAACCACTGATAACTTAAGACAGCAAATCGCCCAACTCGTTCAACAATACGCAGAGCTTCAATATGCAGAAAAACCTTTTGAAGCCGGGAAAACAGTGGTTCCTCCGTCTGGGAAGGTGATTGGTGCAACTGAATTACAGTATATGGTCGAGGCTTCATTAGATGGTTGGTTGACCACAGGACGTTTTAATGATCAGTTTGAAAAAGAATTGGCTGAATTTATTGGAATTAAGCACCTGATTACGGTTAATTCAGGATCATCGGCAAACTTAGTTGCCTTTAATACCTTAACCTCACCTAAACTAGGCCCACGTGCTATCAAAAAAGGCGATGAAGTGATTGGTGTAGCGGCCGGTTTTCCAACCACAGTAAACCCAATTGTTCAGTTTGGTGCTGTGCCAGTATTTGTGGATGTGGATTTAACAACACATAATATCAATGCCGATCTTATTGAAGCAGCGATTACCCCAAAAACAAAAGCCATTATGTTGGCGCATACTCTAGGTAATCCTTTTAATCTTAAAAAAGTAAAAGAGATTTGTGACAAGCATCATCTATGGTTAATTGAAGATTGTTGTGATGCTTTGGGTGCGGAATTTGATGGCAGAAAAGTTGGAACTTGGGGAGATATCGCCACACTGAGTTTTTACCCTGCACATCACATGACTATGGGTGAAGGTGGAGCAGTTTTTACTAATGATGCCAAACTAGCCTCAATTGCAGAGTCATTTAGAGATTGGGGCCGTGATTGCTATTGCAAGCCTGGATGTGATAACACCTGCGGTACTCGTTTTAACATGCAGCTAGGTTCATTGCCGCAAGGTTATGACCATAAATATACTTATTCTCATCTAGGTTACAACCTAAAAATAACGGACATGCAAGCAGCCTGTGGTTTAGCTCAGTTGAAACGTTTACCTGAGTTTATTGAAAAACGAAATGCTAATTTCGATTACCTAAAAAACCGTTTGGCAACAGTAACAGAATTTATTGAATTAACCGAGCTAACTGAAAATGCTAAGCCTTCTTGGTTTGGATTCCCTATTACGTTAAAAGAAACGGCTGGAGTGAACCGCGTAGATTTAACAAAGTATTTAGACCAAAACAAAATTGGTACCCGCTTATTGTTTGCCGGAAACCTTATCCGTCAGCCATATTTTGAAGGGGTTGAATACCGTGTAGTAGGAGAGCTTACTAATACCGATATTACTATGAATCAAACACTGTGGCTCGGGATTTATCCAGGCTTGGGTAAAGAGCATTTAGATTACATTGCTGAAAAGTTAGAAGAATTTTTTGGTGTAAATTTTTAA